The proteins below are encoded in one region of Lactuca sativa cultivar Salinas chromosome 3, Lsat_Salinas_v11, whole genome shotgun sequence:
- the LOC111911569 gene encoding germacrene A hydroxylase: MDVSLTTFLSFALFLFLIRKLFSPSKSKQNLPPEPWRLPIIGHMHHLIGSLPHHGLRDLARKYGPLMHLQLGELSTIIISDPRWAKEVLTTHDIAFADRPVVLTTEIVAYQNTDVVWSPYGDYWRQLRKLMTLELMSVKKVKSFHHIREDECYNLVKTLRQSAGSPVNLSQMIFDTIARIVCRTSFGKGCKDQEEFIDIVKELFHLTGGFDVADVFPSKKIIHTLTGKRQKLESIHKRLDKILSDVITQHPGQHKESNEVESLLDVLLRLQASGEFKLTTKNVKAVTLDMFGGGTDTSSATLEWAVSELIRNPRVLKKAQAELREALKGKERFEEADIQDLDYLKLVVRETLRMHLPLPLLFPRECREACKLGGYDIPVGTKLMVNGWAINRDPQYWANPDSFVPERFRDNPTNVLGSEFEYLPFGAGRRMCPAAVLGIANVEVPLAHMLYYFDWELPNGAKGDDLDMVELFGASVQRKNELYVVMKPHKFAN, translated from the exons ATGGATGTCTCTCTCACTACCTTCCTTTCCTTTGCCCTTTTTCTCTTCCTCATCCGTAAACTATTCAGCCCTTCCAAATCAAAACAAAACCTTCCCCCAGAGCCATGGAGACTCCCAATAATCGGACACATGCACCATTTGATAGGTTCCCTGCCTCATCATGGTCTCCGCGACTTGGCCAGGAAATATGGACCTCTCATGCATCTACAACTCGGAGAGCTTTCTACCATCATTATCTCCGATCCACGCTGGGCTAAAGAGGTCTTAACCACTCATGATATTGCCTTCGCAGATAGACCAGTGGTTTTAACCACTGAGATTGTCGCATACCAAAACACCGACGTCGTATGGTCTCCCTATGGTGATTACTGGAGACAATTACGAAAACTTATGACCTTGGAACTAATGAGTGTCAAAAAAGTAAAGTCGTTTCATCATATTCGTGAGGATGAGTGCTATAATCTTGTCAAAACCCTTCGTCAGTCAGCTGGTTCGCCAGTTAatctttcacaaatgattttcgaTACAATTGCTAGGATAGTATGTAGAACATCATTTGGTAAAGGATGCAAAGACCAAGAAGAGTTTATAGATATTGTGAAAGAGTTGTTTCACCTAACAGGAGGGTTTGATGTTGCCGATGTGTTTCCATCCAAGAAAATAATCCACACACTCACTGGCAAGAGGCAGAAGCTCGAGAGCATACACAAGAGACTCGACAAGATCCTTAGCGACGTTATCACCCAACACCCTGGGCAACATAAAGAATCAAATGAGGTGGAGTCTCTTCTCGATGTCTTATTAAGGCTCCAAGCTAGCGGCGAATTCAAGTTGACGACAAAGAATGTCAAAGCAGTAACTTTG GATATGTTTGGAGGGGGGACTGATACATCTTCAGCAACATTAGAATGGGCAGTTTCAGAACTGATAAGGAACCCAAGGGTGCTGAAGAAAGCTCAAGCTGAACTCAGGGAAGCTCTTAAAGGAAAAGAAAGATTTGAAGAGGCAGACATTCAGGATCTTGACTACTTGAAGCTAGTGGTGCGAGAAACCTTGAGGATGCATCTTCCACTTCCGTTGTTGTTCCCTAGAGAATGTAGGGAGGCATGCAAACTGGGAGGATATGATATACCCGTTGGGACAAAACTTATGGTCAATGGTTGGGCAATCAATAGGGATCCTCAATATTGGGCAAACCCTGATAGCTTCGTACCAGAGAGGTTTAGGGACAACCCCACAAATGTGTTGGGATCAGAATTTGAGTATCTTCCATTTGGAGCCGGAAGAAGGATGTGTCCAGCAGCTGTTCTTGGTATAGCTAATGTTGAGGTTCCATTAGCTCATATGCTCTACTACTTTGATTGGGAACTTCCAAATGGTGCAAAGGGTGATGACCTTGACATGGTTGAGCTCTTTGGAGCATCGGTTCAAAGAAAGAACGAGTTATATGTAGTAATGAAGCCACATAAGTTCGCTAATTGA